A window of the Peromyscus leucopus breed LL Stock chromosome 22, UCI_PerLeu_2.1, whole genome shotgun sequence genome harbors these coding sequences:
- the LOC114685123 gene encoding zinc finger protein OZF-like: MLPASLLFQDTEPVTFEDVAVKFTSGEWALLDFSQKKLYRDVMKETFLNLISIEKALEENIEEDDKNFSRNLGTQMVEKDCGYEFDSQHNENQEPIRENMVNKDIPLAIRVHESPLYVRNVIGHLFSDGYLRDQTRGKWSEYMEAVAKAFTHQKHWKYITHSESLQALESSPKEKLCKNQQCNEACRNLPFGQPQERTNPGDKLNENILRCYTYDQNYEGIHKEMKAFVCKLCKESFIDSIDLINHEKSCIGEKRYICKQCGKTFKDAKCFEKHRVTHKGKKPYTCKYCGKVFTSSAYCNIHERIHTGEKPYACMHCGTAFSRSSHLNLHERSHTGVKPYACKHCGKTFSSSGSRNRHERSHTGEKPYACKHCGKAFSCSSHLHIHERSHTGEKPYACKHCSKAFTQSGHLNLHERTHTGEKPYACKHCGKGFSSSSHLNIHEKTHTGEKLYTCKHCGKAFIQSRHMILHERSHTGEKPYACKHCAKTFTQSSHLNLHERTHTGEKPYACKHCGKAFIQSRHMILHERSHTGEKPYACKHCGKAFSDSSSRNRHERSHTSQ, encoded by the exons ATGTTGCCTGCTTCACTGTTGTTCCAGGACACG GAGCCAGTGACCTTTGAGGATGTGGCTGTGAAGTTCACCTCAGGAGAGTGGGCTTTGTTGGATTTTAGTCAAAAGAAGCTCTACAGAGATGTGATGAAGGAAACATTTTTGAACTTGATCTccatag agaaagcactagaagaaaacattgaagaGGACGATAAAAATTTCAGCAGAAATCTGGG AACCCAGATGGTTGAGAAAGACTGTGGTTATGAATTTGATAGTCAGCACAATGAAAACCAGGAGCCTATTCGAGAGAACATGGTCAATAAAGATATACCTCTTGCAATAAGAGTTCATGAAAGCCCATTGTATGTAAGAAATGTCATTGGTCATTTATTCTCAGATGGGTATCTCCGTGACCAAACTAGAGGGAAATGGTCTGAATATATGGAAGCTGTGGCAAAAGCTTTTACACATCAGAAACACTGGAAATATATCACTCATTCTGAATCACTTCAGGCACTTGAAAGTTCTCCAAAAGAGAAACTCTGTAAAAATCAGCAATGTAATGAAGCCTGTAGGAATCTCCCTTttggtcagcctcaggagagaACTAACCCTGGAGATAAACTCAATGAAAACATCTTAAGATGTTACACATATGATCAGAATTATGAAGGAAtccataaagaaatgaaagcatttgTATGTAAGCTCTGTAAAGAATCCTTCATTGATTCCATTGACCTTATCAACCATGAAAAAAGTTGTATTGGAGAGAAAAGGTACATTTGTAAGCAATGTGGGAAAACATTTAAAGATGCAAAATGCTTTGAGAAACATAGAGTAACTCACAAAGGAAAGAAGCCGTACACTTGTAAGTATTGTGGGAAAGTCTTCACCAGTTCTGCTTATTGTAACATTCATGAAAggattcacactggagagaagccttatgcATGTATGCATTGTGGAACAGCATTTAGTCGCTCCAGTCATCTGAACCTTCATGAAAGGAGTCACACTGGAGTGAAGCCTTATGCATGTAAGCATTGTGGAAAAACCTTCAGCAGCTCCGGTAGCCGTAACAGACATGAAAGgagtcacactggagagaagccttatgcATGCAAGCATTGTGGAAAAGCCTTTTCATGCTCCTCTCATCTGCACATTCATGAAAGgagtcacactggagagaagccttatgcATGTAAGCATTGTTCGAAAGCCTTTACCCAATCCGGTCATCTGAATCTCCATGAAAGgactcatactggagagaagccttatgcATGTAAGCATTGTGGAAAAGGCTTTTCCTCCTCCAGTCATCTGAACATTCATGAAAAGactcacactggagaaaagctgtATACATGTAAGCATTGTGGAAAAGCCTTTATCCAGTCTAGGCATATGATTCTTCATGAAAGGAGTCATACTGGAGAAAAGCCTTATGCATGTAAGCATTGTGCAAAAACCTTCACCCAATCCAGTCATCTGAATCTTCATGAAAGgactcatactggagagaagccttatgcATGTAAGCATTGTGGAAAAGCGTTTATCCAATCCAGGCATATGATTCTTCATGAAAGgagtcacactggagagaagccttatgcATGTAAGCATTGTGGAAAGGCCTTCAGTGACTCCAGTAGTCGTAACAGACATGAAAGGAGTCACACTAGTCAGTAG
- the LOC114685124 gene encoding gametocyte-specific factor 1-like, producing the protein MELEAIELCPYDPNHRIPASRLQYHLASCKNKNPKIAKKIVNCKYNVCHVVPIKRLKEHEANCVNRTAVDDEPLNLLKITCPSVEGNKNFSNAGNQVTDPDVWNVDHMHHSPSFVLETFAPKMLVCESDSRDLQEAMADKHPNSSKSWGRGQKN; encoded by the coding sequence ATGGAGTTAGAAGCCATAGAACTCTGTCCTTATGACCCAAACCACAGGATACCAGCCAGCAGGTTACAATACCATCTGGCatcatgcaaaaataaaaatccaaagatAGCTAAAAAGATAGTTAACTGCAAATATAATGTTTGTCACGTGGTCCCAATCAAAAGACTCAAGGAACATGAGGCCAACTGTGTCAACAGAACTGCAGTTGATGACGAGCCACTTAATCTTCTAAAGATTACTTGCCCAAGtgttgaaggaaataaaaacttctccAATGCTGGCAATCAGGTTACTGACCCTGATGTCTGGAATGTGGATCATATGCATCATTCTCCTTCATTTGTTCTTGAGACTTTTGCTCCAAAAATGCTGGTTTGTGAAAGTGACTCAAGAGACCTACAAGAGGCTATGGCTGATAAACATCCTAACAGCTCCAAGTCCTGGGGAAGAGGTCAGAAAAACTGA
- the LOC114685127 gene encoding GTPase HRas-like gives MTKYRLAVVGAGGVGKSALTIQLIQNRFVDEYDPTIEDFHRKQAVIDQETCLLDILDTAGREECGAVRDQCIHTGEGFLCVFAINSTNSFNSIHQYREHIKWIKNSDDVPMVLVGNKCDLAARTVGSWQAQDLARSYGIPYIETSARTRQGVEDAFYTLVREIWQHKLWELNPPGKSGPGYMSCRCVLL, from the coding sequence atgacaaaatacaGGCTTGCGGTGGTGGGTGCTGGAGGTGTGGGAAAGAGTGCCCTGACCATCCAGCTGATCCAGAATCGTTTTGTGGATGAATATGACCCCACCATAGAGGACTTCCATCGAAAACAGGCAGTCATTGATCAGGAAACATGTCTGCTGGACATCCTAGATACAGCAGGTCGGGAGGAATGTGGTGCCGTGAGGGACCAATGCATCCACACAGgggagggtttcctctgtgtgtttgccATCAACAGCACCAATTCCTTTAACAGCATCCATCAGTACAGGGAGCACATCAAATGGATAAAAAACTCGGATGATGTGCCAATGGTGCTGGTGGGGAACAAGTGTGACCTGGCCGCTCGTACTGTTGGGTCTTGGCAGGCCCAGGACCTTGCCCGCAGTTATGGCATCCCCTACATTGAAACATCAGCCAGGACCCGGCAGGGTGTGGAGGATGCCTTCTACACACTTGTACGTGAGATTTGGCAACACAAACTATGGGAGCTAAATCCTCCTGGTAAGAGTGGCCCTGGCTACATGAGCtgcaggtgtgtgctactgtgA